In Methanoregula sp., a single window of DNA contains:
- a CDS encoding PAS domain S-box protein: MSWLQRIIDRDPNDAVTVPDDPEMTGGIDPGLESPLFSEVSVSPVSPPDTDAVPCPDIHTRTGKSIFIVEDEVIVANDIKETLTNLGYDVTGIAKSGEDALEKVEELRPDLVLMDIHLATAMDGIEAAGIIHTRFDIPVIYLTAYADKALLDRAKVTEPFGYVIKPFDERELQSTIEIAFYKHKHDLQIREAYGELELRIAERTKELDQINRAMAESEQQYRSLFDEVPIGLYRTTPLGRFLDINPALVSLLGYPNREMLMNVSGSDIYVDPRDRNRWLDLIKREGIVRDFTVRFRKYDGTIIWVRDTGKAVYDDSGHILYYNGNVEDITERKQAEEALKQSERRLIDIVEHLPDATFAIDRNGTVIAWNRVIEEMTGVNKEAIIGKGNYEYALPFYGAKRPILIDWILNTGNKIDPREYQNIKKIGQNIYAETKTVLSNGKSVALWGNASPLCDINGNLIGAIESIRDVTEQKQVEEALQASEQRYRDVVEDQTEFICRFLPDGRLTFINEAYCSYFRLNREEIIGKPHFVVLLPDDARLMKTHLAALTPENPVAVISHRIVMPSGEVCWQRWSDRAIFDNEGDVIEYQSVGRDITSQKEAEIQLKNYKETLEQQVRDRTSELSRTNLKLKKEIEDRKIIQKKLTQSSNEKDLLIREIHHRVKNNLQLIIGLIDMTKTRAHEPIVVSTLTDIMTKVQTMGSIHTRLYESKRFDKINMRKQVHDLVEMISGFYDHDHLDIMTNIDCAEIYLPVDQAIPCALALNEIISNIHKHAFKGRRNGLIEISSSIKEDLLRFVIQDNGVGVPSGFDIEKSNRLGLRLMRTLVEQQLHGNVQITGKNGTEVVIEFCIRQEEYGPGTGS; the protein is encoded by the coding sequence ATGTCATGGTTACAGCGGATAATCGATCGCGATCCAAATGATGCAGTTACTGTTCCGGATGATCCGGAAATGACAGGAGGGATCGATCCCGGCCTGGAATCCCCCCTCTTTTCAGAAGTGTCCGTTTCCCCTGTATCACCCCCGGATACTGATGCAGTCCCCTGTCCTGATATCCATACCCGTACGGGTAAATCAATTTTTATCGTGGAAGATGAAGTGATTGTAGCCAATGATATAAAGGAGACATTAACAAACCTGGGATATGATGTTACGGGCATTGCGAAATCCGGAGAGGACGCGCTGGAAAAAGTTGAAGAACTCAGGCCCGATCTCGTGCTCATGGATATTCACCTTGCCACCGCAATGGACGGGATCGAGGCTGCAGGAATAATCCATACGCGCTTTGATATCCCGGTCATCTATCTCACCGCTTATGCCGATAAGGCGCTTCTTGACCGGGCAAAAGTCACCGAGCCGTTCGGGTATGTCATCAAACCCTTCGATGAGCGGGAACTCCAGTCAACAATCGAGATCGCATTCTATAAGCATAAACACGATCTGCAGATCCGTGAAGCATACGGGGAACTGGAACTGCGTATTGCCGAACGGACTAAAGAACTGGACCAGATCAACCGGGCAATGGCGGAAAGCGAACAGCAATACCGCAGCTTGTTTGACGAAGTCCCGATAGGCCTTTACCGCACTACCCCGTTGGGGCGGTTCCTGGATATTAACCCGGCTCTGGTATCTCTGCTGGGTTATCCGAATCGGGAAATGCTGATGAATGTCAGCGGATCTGATATATACGTGGACCCCCGGGATCGAAACCGGTGGTTGGATCTGATTAAGCGCGAAGGAATAGTGCGCGATTTCACAGTCCGGTTCCGCAAGTACGATGGAACGATTATCTGGGTACGGGATACCGGAAAAGCCGTCTATGATGACAGCGGTCATATCCTCTATTATAACGGAAATGTCGAGGACATCACCGAACGCAAGCAGGCAGAAGAAGCACTAAAACAATCCGAACGTCGGCTTATCGATATTGTCGAACACCTGCCCGATGCTACCTTCGCGATCGACAGGAACGGAACGGTCATCGCATGGAACCGGGTGATCGAGGAAATGACCGGCGTGAACAAAGAGGCGATAATCGGAAAAGGCAATTATGAGTATGCCCTCCCCTTTTACGGTGCTAAAAGACCTATACTCATCGACTGGATCCTCAACACTGGCAATAAAATCGACCCACGTGAGTACCAGAACATCAAAAAAATCGGACAGAACATTTATGCTGAGACGAAGACTGTCCTGTCAAACGGGAAGTCAGTTGCATTATGGGGTAATGCGAGCCCACTCTGCGATATAAATGGAAACCTGATTGGGGCAATCGAATCGATCCGTGACGTGACCGAACAAAAGCAGGTGGAGGAAGCGCTCCAGGCGAGCGAACAACGGTACCGGGATGTCGTCGAGGACCAGACCGAATTCATCTGCCGGTTTTTACCGGATGGAAGACTTACGTTCATCAATGAAGCCTATTGCAGTTATTTCCGGTTGAACCGGGAAGAAATTATCGGGAAACCGCATTTTGTTGTTCTTCTGCCGGATGATGCCCGACTGATGAAAACCCATCTTGCAGCACTCACGCCGGAAAATCCGGTTGCAGTGATCTCGCACAGGATTGTGATGCCATCCGGTGAAGTCTGCTGGCAGCGCTGGAGCGACCGGGCGATTTTTGACAATGAGGGTGATGTGATTGAATACCAGTCTGTCGGAAGGGATATCACCAGCCAGAAAGAGGCAGAGATCCAACTGAAAAATTACAAGGAAACCCTTGAGCAACAGGTACGTGACCGCACTTCTGAATTATCCAGAACAAACCTGAAACTGAAAAAAGAGATTGAAGACCGCAAAATAATCCAGAAAAAGTTAACCCAGTCATCCAATGAAAAAGATCTTCTGATCAGGGAGATTCATCACCGGGTCAAGAACAACCTGCAACTGATAATCGGGCTTATCGATATGACAAAGACGAGAGCGCATGAACCGATAGTCGTCTCTACGCTGACCGATATCATGACAAAAGTGCAGACCATGGGATCCATCCACACGCGATTATATGAGAGTAAACGATTCGATAAAATCAATATGAGAAAGCAGGTTCACGACCTTGTCGAAATGATATCAGGATTCTACGATCATGATCACCTCGATATCATGACAAACATCGATTGCGCAGAAATTTATCTTCCTGTTGACCAGGCAATTCCCTGTGCACTGGCGTTAAACGAGATCATCTCCAACATCCACAAACATGCATTCAAGGGGAGGAGAAATGGACTTATAGAGATCTCGTCATCCATCAAAGAGGATTTGCTCCGGTTTGTCATCCAGGACAATGGTGTCGGGGTGCCATCCGGGTTTGATATCGAAAAGAGTAATCGGCTTGGGCTCAGGCTGATGAGGACACTCGTTGAGCAGCAGTTGCACGGCAACGTTCAGATCACAGGTAAGAACGGAACTGAAGTGGTGATAGAATTTTGTATACGGCAGGAGGAGTATGGCCCGGGTACTGGTAGTTGA
- a CDS encoding response regulator has product MARVLVVDDEAIITMQLEEKISSMGHKVVGMTSSGEDAIEKARVTKPDIVLMDIVMPGKKNGIDAAKVIHKELGIPVIFITSYADDKILEEVKKVNPYGYIVKPFNELELKATIQLALSRKKSEENEPGKRGPRKERGVDKARDESGDTTETDSAIAPESKTVLLNNFYQGLILVLYTPPQTNEAIYKTSIEYGLKNGHRIFFAYHQSRIPKYFYKEIQTGEIVPHRLKQGKLDTVIPAIGTLFEASQETEKARGWQILMDFSDVEDIGEICAIKEYILKMIPEDSPVSGIIALNIEQLSREQIESVSAGITKVIVSTGDEISVSIANHSYPLETLSIVPQAMIDEIVRKSLEPLVLSILNRPLSGYDIVHEIHSRHNVLIPQSRIYTILYELERQGILEVKTSGKSKMYVPTERGGAYIRQKVNEFKFTFQHIFGGVAHEGESIRSAK; this is encoded by the coding sequence ATGGCCCGGGTACTGGTAGTTGATGACGAAGCGATCATCACGATGCAGCTCGAGGAGAAGATCAGCTCCATGGGGCATAAGGTAGTCGGCATGACATCATCCGGTGAGGATGCAATTGAAAAGGCACGGGTGACAAAACCCGACATTGTGCTGATGGATATCGTCATGCCGGGAAAGAAAAACGGCATCGATGCAGCAAAGGTGATCCACAAAGAACTGGGGATACCCGTCATCTTCATCACGTCGTATGCGGATGACAAGATCTTAGAGGAGGTAAAAAAGGTCAACCCCTACGGGTATATCGTTAAACCCTTCAACGAACTGGAACTCAAAGCAACGATCCAACTGGCGCTCTCACGGAAGAAGAGCGAGGAGAATGAACCGGGAAAGCGGGGACCCCGGAAGGAGCGGGGAGTGGATAAAGCCAGAGATGAGAGCGGTGACACCACTGAAACGGACAGTGCTATTGCACCGGAAAGTAAGACCGTGCTCCTGAACAATTTTTACCAGGGGCTGATCCTCGTCCTGTATACTCCCCCGCAGACAAACGAGGCGATTTATAAAACGTCTATTGAATATGGACTGAAAAATGGTCACCGGATATTCTTTGCCTATCACCAGTCGCGTATCCCGAAGTATTTCTATAAGGAGATCCAGACTGGCGAGATTGTCCCGCACCGGTTGAAACAAGGGAAACTCGATACAGTCATCCCCGCTATTGGGACCCTCTTTGAAGCATCGCAGGAAACCGAAAAAGCCAGGGGTTGGCAGATCCTTATGGACTTCTCAGATGTTGAGGATATTGGGGAGATCTGTGCGATCAAAGAGTATATACTCAAAATGATACCGGAAGACTCACCCGTATCGGGGATTATCGCCTTGAACATCGAGCAGTTGAGTCGTGAACAGATCGAGTCGGTATCTGCCGGCATCACAAAGGTGATTGTCTCAACTGGTGACGAAATTTCGGTTTCGATAGCGAATCATTCCTATCCCCTCGAAACCCTCTCCATCGTACCACAGGCGATGATCGATGAGATCGTGCGCAAATCATTAGAACCGCTCGTCCTCTCGATCTTAAACAGGCCCTTGTCTGGTTATGACATCGTCCACGAGATCCATAGCCGGCACAACGTGCTCATCCCGCAGTCCCGGATCTACACGATCCTGTACGAACTCGAAAGGCAGGGGATTTTAGAAGTAAAAACATCCGGCAAGTCAAAGATGTATGTCCCGACAGAGCGGGGGGGCGCGTATATCCGGCAGAAAGTGAACGAGTTCAAATTTACATTCCAGCATATCTTCGGAGGTGTGGCACATGAAGGTGAAAGTATCCGCAGCGCGAAATAA